One window of Lemur catta isolate mLemCat1 chromosome 3, mLemCat1.pri, whole genome shotgun sequence genomic DNA carries:
- the SRSF4 gene encoding serine/arginine-rich splicing factor 4 isoform X1 yields the protein MPRVYIGRLSYQARERDVERFFKGYGKILEVDLKNGYGFVEFDDLRDADDAVYELNGKDLCGERVIVEHARGPRRDGSYGSGRSGYGYRRSGRDKYGPPTRTEYRLIVENLSSRCSWQDLKDYMRQAGEVTYADAHKGRKNEGVIEFVSYSDMKRALEKLDGTEVNGRKIRLVEDKPGSRRRRSYSRSRSHSRSRSRSRHSRKSRSRSGSSKSSHSKSRSRSRSGSHSRSKSRSRSQSRSRSKKEKSRSPSKDNKSRSRSRSAGKSRSKSKDQAEEKIQNNDSAGKSKSRSPSRHKSKSKSRSRSQERRAEEEKRGSVSRSRSQEKGRSQEKGLLKSRSHSRSRGGSRSRSRSKSKDKSKGRKRSREESRSRSRSRSKSERSRKRGSKRDSKAGSSKKKKKEDTDRSQSRSPSRSVSKEREHAKSESGQREGRGESEDAGTNQETRSRSRSNSKSKPNLPSESRSRSKSASKTRSRSKSRSRSASRSPSRSRSRSHSRS from the exons ATGCCGCGGGTGTACATCGGCCGCCTGAGCTACCAGGCCCGGGAGCGCGATGTGGAGCGCTTCTTTAAGGGCTATGGGAAGATCCTGGAAGTGGATCTGAAGAACGG ATATGGTTTTGTGGAGTTTGATGATCTGCGTGATGCAGATGATGCTGTTTATGAACTGAATGGCAAAGACCTTTGTGGTGAGCGAGTAATTGTTGAGCATGCCCGCGGTCCACGTCGAGATGGCAGTTACGGTTCTGGACGCA GTGGATATGGTTATAGAAGAAGTGGCCGAGATAAATACGGCCCTCCTACGCGCACAGAGTACAGACTTATTGTGGAGAATTTGTCAAGTCGGTGCAGCTGGCAAGACCTAAAG gattATATGCGTCAGGCAGGAGAAGTGACTTATGCAGATGCTCACAAGGGACGCAAAAATGAAGGGGTGATTGAATTTGTATCTTATTCTGATATGAAAAGAGCTTTGGAAAAGTTGGATGGAACTGAAGTCAATGGCAGAAAAATCAGATTAGTTGAGGACAAGCCAGGTTCCAGACGACGCCGATCCTACTCCAGGAGCCGGAGCCATTCAAG GTCTCGCTCTCGAAGCAGACATTCCCGTAAGAGCAGAAGCCGAAGTGGCAGCAGCAAAAGCAGTCATTCTAAGAGTAGATCCCGGTCCAG GTCAGGCTCCCACTCCCGGAGCAAGAGCCGCAGCCGCAGCCAGAGCCGGAGTCGGAGCAAGAAGGAGAAAAGCAGGAGCCCCAGCAAGGACAACAAGAGCCGCAGTCGCAGCCGCAGTGCGGGCAAGAGCCGCAGCAAGAGCAAAGACCAAGCCGAAGAGAAGATCCAGAACAATGACAGCGCCGGGAAGTCCAAGAGCCGGAGTCCCAGTAGGCACAAAAGTAAAAGCAAGAGTCGGAGCAGGAGTcaggagaggagagcagaggaggagaagcGAGGGAGCGTGAGCAGGAGCCGGAGCCAGGAGAagggcaggagccaggagaaGGGCCTCCTTAAGAGTCGCAGCCACAGCCGCAGCAGAGGGGGCAGCAGGAGCCGCAGCCGCAGCAAGAGCAAGGACAAGAGCAAGGGCAGgaagagaagcagggaggagaGCCGCAGCCGCAGTCGCAGCCGCAGCAAGAGCGAGAGGAGCAGGAAGCGAGGCAGCAAGCGAGACAGCAAGGCAGGCAGcagcaagaagaagaagaaggaagacacTGACCGCTCCCAGTCCCGATCGCCATCCCGCTCAGTGTCAAAGGAGCGGGAACACGCCAAGTCTGAGTCTGGCCAGAGGGAAGGCCGAGGGGAGAGTGAGGATGCTGGCACCAATCAGGAGACCCGGTCTAGGTCAAGATCGAATTCCAAATCGAAACCAAACCTTCCGTCAGAATCACGCTCCAGATCAAAGTCGGCTTCAAAAACCCGATCTCGGTCCAAGTCTCGATCCAGGTCTGCTTCTAGATCGCCCTCTCGGTCTAGATCTAGGTCCCACTCAAGGTCCTAA
- the SRSF4 gene encoding serine/arginine-rich splicing factor 4 isoform X2, with protein sequence MRGSLNHCGPWLTKNRKPCDDRNLSPLDLGGGYGYRRSGRDKYGPPTRTEYRLIVENLSSRCSWQDLKDYMRQAGEVTYADAHKGRKNEGVIEFVSYSDMKRALEKLDGTEVNGRKIRLVEDKPGSRRRRSYSRSRSHSRSRSRSRHSRKSRSRSGSSKSSHSKSRSRSRSGSHSRSKSRSRSQSRSRSKKEKSRSPSKDNKSRSRSRSAGKSRSKSKDQAEEKIQNNDSAGKSKSRSPSRHKSKSKSRSRSQERRAEEEKRGSVSRSRSQEKGRSQEKGLLKSRSHSRSRGGSRSRSRSKSKDKSKGRKRSREESRSRSRSRSKSERSRKRGSKRDSKAGSSKKKKKEDTDRSQSRSPSRSVSKEREHAKSESGQREGRGESEDAGTNQETRSRSRSNSKSKPNLPSESRSRSKSASKTRSRSKSRSRSASRSPSRSRSRSHSRS encoded by the exons ATGCGTGGCTCTTTGAACCATTGTGGCCCTTGGCTGACCAAAAACAGGAAGCCATGTGACGACCGCAACCTTTCCCCATTAGACCTGGGTG GTGGATATGGTTATAGAAGAAGTGGCCGAGATAAATACGGCCCTCCTACGCGCACAGAGTACAGACTTATTGTGGAGAATTTGTCAAGTCGGTGCAGCTGGCAAGACCTAAAG gattATATGCGTCAGGCAGGAGAAGTGACTTATGCAGATGCTCACAAGGGACGCAAAAATGAAGGGGTGATTGAATTTGTATCTTATTCTGATATGAAAAGAGCTTTGGAAAAGTTGGATGGAACTGAAGTCAATGGCAGAAAAATCAGATTAGTTGAGGACAAGCCAGGTTCCAGACGACGCCGATCCTACTCCAGGAGCCGGAGCCATTCAAG GTCTCGCTCTCGAAGCAGACATTCCCGTAAGAGCAGAAGCCGAAGTGGCAGCAGCAAAAGCAGTCATTCTAAGAGTAGATCCCGGTCCAG GTCAGGCTCCCACTCCCGGAGCAAGAGCCGCAGCCGCAGCCAGAGCCGGAGTCGGAGCAAGAAGGAGAAAAGCAGGAGCCCCAGCAAGGACAACAAGAGCCGCAGTCGCAGCCGCAGTGCGGGCAAGAGCCGCAGCAAGAGCAAAGACCAAGCCGAAGAGAAGATCCAGAACAATGACAGCGCCGGGAAGTCCAAGAGCCGGAGTCCCAGTAGGCACAAAAGTAAAAGCAAGAGTCGGAGCAGGAGTcaggagaggagagcagaggaggagaagcGAGGGAGCGTGAGCAGGAGCCGGAGCCAGGAGAagggcaggagccaggagaaGGGCCTCCTTAAGAGTCGCAGCCACAGCCGCAGCAGAGGGGGCAGCAGGAGCCGCAGCCGCAGCAAGAGCAAGGACAAGAGCAAGGGCAGgaagagaagcagggaggagaGCCGCAGCCGCAGTCGCAGCCGCAGCAAGAGCGAGAGGAGCAGGAAGCGAGGCAGCAAGCGAGACAGCAAGGCAGGCAGcagcaagaagaagaagaaggaagacacTGACCGCTCCCAGTCCCGATCGCCATCCCGCTCAGTGTCAAAGGAGCGGGAACACGCCAAGTCTGAGTCTGGCCAGAGGGAAGGCCGAGGGGAGAGTGAGGATGCTGGCACCAATCAGGAGACCCGGTCTAGGTCAAGATCGAATTCCAAATCGAAACCAAACCTTCCGTCAGAATCACGCTCCAGATCAAAGTCGGCTTCAAAAACCCGATCTCGGTCCAAGTCTCGATCCAGGTCTGCTTCTAGATCGCCCTCTCGGTCTAGATCTAGGTCCCACTCAAGGTCCTAA